In Betta splendens chromosome 22, fBetSpl5.4, whole genome shotgun sequence, the following proteins share a genomic window:
- the adam17a gene encoding disintegrin and metalloproteinase domain-containing protein 17a isoform X1, with protein sequence MKVFVLIALVAPCLINGAVKSRVTAQQNYEEHPEFEPLNSMLSDYEVLPLSGIQLHSVRKRDVHTHSHLERLVSFRALHRNFKLYLTTNTDLFSDNFKAVFVDEHGREENYDVQLQNYFTGHVVGEENSRVQAHIDGDEFSAHILTDQAEYNVEPLWRFMDSPTDGRLLVYRSDDIKNLSRIASPRVCGYVQAEDILPHAAVREWHENEYHHREKRQALDPKKNTCPLLLVADYRFFQSMGRGQESITLNYLIELIDRVDDIYRNTSWTDELKGYGVQIRQIIINKEPTKPTPEQAQSGWAHYNMENSPIKGKEIWDVKKLLEQFSSDIADNASTVCLAHLFTYQDFDEGTLGLAYVAPSKPNALGGLCPRPYYPSQSSKKPSYLNTGLTSTKNYGKTILTKEADLVTTHELGHNFGAEHDPDNIPHCAPSDDQGGKFVMYPIAVSGDHVNNKRFSSCSKTSIEKTLRQKAPTCFKERNSKVCGNSRVEEGEECDPGLLHLNDDMCCSSDCKLKKGSQCSDRNSPCCKFCKFELAGTRCQEPISATCKGTSFCTGNSSKCPAPENAADDTVCVDNGRCRKGECHPFCEAMQHRQSCACNETENSCKVCCRGNDGKCSPFIQTNGSFLYLRKGKPCTVGFCVENGKCMKQVQDVIERLWDFIDKLDINTFGKFLADNIVGSVLVFSLVFWIPLSILVHCVDKRLDQQYEENTKSIYYPPSMVEVCSRAPAIESGNPEQPRVSIRAHRQASSASLLLRRPDRALLSAPAASAAEPGRGPSRGQQQYPGPRSELRPHPGQRRGAADGHHTGGPQQRLSPGRGRPVGRFHNRRSLLVGYEILLRGSDRKEQANQGPAAPQEAGGRGQ encoded by the exons ATGAAGGTATTCGTGTTGATAGCCTTAGTGGCTCCTTGTTTGATTAATGGTGCTGTCAAGTCCAGAGTTACTGCACAGCAGAACTACGAAGAACACCCGGAGTTCG AACCTCTGAACTCCATGCTCTCGGATTATGAGGTTCTGCCATTGTCAGGCATTCAGTTGCACTCGGTAAGAAAAAGGGACGTCCACACCCATTCGCACCTGGAGCGTCTGGTCAGCTTCAGAGCTCTGCACAG AAATTTCAAGCTTTACTTGACCACGAACACAGACCTTTTTTCTGACAACTTCAAGGCTGTGTTTGTTGATGAACACGGGAGGGAAGAAAACTATGACGTTCAGCTTCAAAACTACTTCACTGGACATGTTGTTG ggGAGGAGAATTCACGTGTCCAGGCACACATAGATGGAGATGAGTTTTCTGCTCACATTCTAACCGATCAAGCAGAATATAACGTAGAG CCTCTGTGGAGGTTTATGGACTCTCCGACTGACGGCAGGTTGCTGGTCTATCGATCAGATGACATAAAGAACCTGAGCCGCATCGCATCTCCAAGAGTGTGCGGTTATGTCCAGGCAGAGGACATTCTTCCGCATGCTGCCGTGAGGGAGTGGCATGAAAATG AGTACCATCACAGAGAGAAGAGACAGGCTCTTGATCCCAAGAAGAATACTTGCCCATTGCTGCTGGTTGCAGATTACAGATTCTTCCAAAGCATGGGACGTGGACAAGAGAGCATCACTCTCAATTACCtg ATTGAGTTGATTGATCGAGTTGATGACATTTATAGGAACACGAGTTGGACTGATGAATTAAAAGGCTACGGTGTCCAGATTCGTCAG ATCATCATCAACAAGGAGCCTACGAAGCCAACCCCAGAGCAAGCGCAAAGTGGCTGGGCCCATTATAACATGGAGAACAGCCCtataaaaggaaaggaaatcTGGGATGTGAAGAAACTTTTGGAG CAATTCAGCTCCGACATCGCTGACAATGCCTCCACTGTATGTCTGGCCCACCTGTTCACCTACCAGGATTTTGATGAGGGCACTCTGGGGCTGGCCTATGTGGCCCCCTCCAAACCTAATGCCCTGGGTGGCCTTTGCCCTCGAC CTTACTATCCATCTCAGTCTTCCAAGAAGCCCAGTTATCTCAACACAGGCTTGACCAGCACCAAAAATTATGGCAAAACCATCCTCACTAAG GAGGCAGATTTAGTGACCACCCATGAGCTGGGTCATAACTTTGGTGCAGAGCATGATCCTGACAATATCCCTCATTGTGCTCCCAGCGATGACCAAGGAGGAAAGTTTGTTATGTACCCTATTGCTGTGAGTGGAGACCACGTCAACAACAAG CGTTTCTCTAGCTGCAGCAAAACCTCCATAGAAAAGACGTTGCGTCAAAAGGCTCCTACGTGCTTCAAGGAGAGAAACAGCAAGGTATGTGGGAACtccagagtggaggagggggaggagtgcGACCCTGGGCTACTCCACCTCAATGACGACATGTGCTGCTCTTCTGACTGCAAATTGAAAAAGGGTTCACAGTGCAG TGACAGAAACAGTCCTTGTTGTAAATTCTGCAAGTTTGAGCTTGCAGGAACAAGATGCCAGGAGCCCATCAGTGCCACCTGTAAAGGCACATCTTTCTGCACAG gaaacagcagcaaatgtccAGCTCCTGAAAACGCAGCTGACGATACTGTGTGTGTCGATAACGGCCGCTGTCGCAAAGGGGAGTGCCACCCTTTCTGCGAGGCCATGCAGCACCGTCAGTCTTGTGCCTGCAACG AGACTGAGAACTCCTGTAAAGTTTGCTGCAGAGGTAACGATGGCAAATGCTCTCCTTTCATTCAGACCAATGGCAGTTTCCTTTATCTTCGCAAAGGAAAACCCTGCACTGTGGGCTTTTGTGTCGAGAAC GGAAAATGCATGAAGCAGGTCCAGGATGTCATCGAGAGGTTGTGGGATTTTATCGACAAGCTGGACATAAACACGTTTG GGAAGTTCCTGGCTGATAACATAGTGGGCTCGGTCTTGGTGTTTTCGCTCGTCTTCTGGATTCCTCTAAGTATCTTGGTTCATTGTGTG GACAAACGACTCGACCAACAGTATGAAGAGAACACAAAGTCCATCTACTACCCTCCAAGT ATGGTGGAGGTTTGTAGTAGAGCTCCCGCCATAG agTCAGGAAATCCTGAACAACCTCGAGTCAGCATCCGTGCGCATCGTCaagcctcctcagcctccctcctcctccggcggCCGGACCGCGCCCTCCTCTCTGcccctgcagcatcagcagccgaGCCAGGCCGGGGCCCCTCCCGTGGCCAGCAGCAGTATCCCGGCCCCAGGTCCGAGCTACGCCCTCACCCCGGACAGCGCAGGGGGGCTGCGGATGGCCACCATACAGGAGGACCCCAGCAACGACTCTCACCAGGCAGAGGACGGCCTGTCGGACGATTTCACAACCGCAGGAGCCTGCTCGTCGGTTACGAAATCCTCCTACGAGGATCTGACCGAAAAGAACAAGCCAACCAGGGACCGGCGGCGCCTCAAGAGGCAGGAGGGCGTGGACAGTAA
- the LOC114848458 gene encoding 14-3-3 protein zeta-like, protein MEKTDLVQRAKLAEQAERYDDMAANMKEVTQRGEELTNEERNLLSVAYKNVVGARRASWRVMSSIGMKTEGCEKKQQMIKEYREKVEKELQDICNDVMKLLDNHLIPNSTAAESKVFYLKMKGDYYRYLAEVATGEEKSKTIENSQQAYKEAFNISKTEMEPTHPIRLGLALNFSVFYYEILNSPDKACELAKKAFDDAIAELDQLNEDSYKDSTLIMQLLRDNLTLWTSDTNTDELEGPEGAEND, encoded by the exons ATGGAAAAGACGGATCTTGTTCAGAGGGCCAAGCTTGCCGAGCAGGCTGAGCGCTACGACGACATGGCAGCGAACATGAAGGAAGTTACACAGAGAGGCGAGGAGCTGACGAACGAGGAGAGGAACCTGCTGTCCGTCGCTTACAAGAACGTGGTTGGGGCTAGGCGGGCCTCTTGGAGGGTGATGTCCAGCATCGGTATGAAGACCGAAGGGTGcgagaagaagcagcagatgatcAAGGAGTATCGGGAGAAGGTGGAGAAAGAGCTGCAAGACATCTGCAACGACGTTATG AAACTGCTGGATAATCATTTAATTCCAAATTCAACAGCTGCTGAGAGCAAAGTCTTCTATCTAAAGATGAAGGGAGACTACTATCGATACCTTGCCGAAGTTGCCACTGGAGAAGAGAAATCAA AGACCATCGAAAACTCACAGCAGGCTTACAAGGAAGCATTTAACATCAGCAAGACTGAGATGGAACCCACACATCCCATCCGCTTGGGCTTGGCACTTAACTTCTCTGTCTTCTATTATGAGATCCTCAACTCCCCAGACAAAGCCTGTGAATTGGCCAAAAAG GCATTTGATGATGCCATTGCAGAGCTGGACCAGCTAAATGAGGACTCTTACAAAGACAGTACTCTTATCATGCAGCTCCTCAGAGACAACCTGACA ttatGGACATCAGACACTAATACTGATGAATTAGAGGGTCCTGAGGGTGCTGAAAACGACTAA
- the adam17a gene encoding disintegrin and metalloproteinase domain-containing protein 17a isoform X2, with product MKVFVLIALVAPCLINGAVKSRVTAQQNYEEHPEFEPLNSMLSDYEVLPLSGIQLHSVRKRDVHTHSHLERLVSFRALHRNFKLYLTTNTDLFSDNFKAVFVDEHGREENYDVQLQNYFTGHVVGEENSRVQAHIDGDEFSAHILTDQAEYNVEPLWRFMDSPTDGRLLVYRSDDIKNLSRIASPRVCGYVQAEDILPHAAVREWHENEYHHREKRQALDPKKNTCPLLLVADYRFFQSMGRGQESITLNYLIELIDRVDDIYRNTSWTDELKGYGVQIRQIIINKEPTKPTPEQAQSGWAHYNMENSPIKGKEIWDVKKLLEQFSSDIADNASTVCLAHLFTYQDFDEGTLGLAYVAPSKPNALGGLCPRPYYPSQSSKKPSYLNTGLTSTKNYGKTILTKEADLVTTHELGHNFGAEHDPDNIPHCAPSDDQGGKFVMYPIAVSGDHVNNKRFSSCSKTSIEKTLRQKAPTCFKERNSKVCGNSRVEEGEECDPGLLHLNDDMCCSSDCKLKKGSQCSDRNSPCCKFCKFELAGTRCQEPISATCKGTSFCTGNSSKCPAPENAADDTVCVDNGRCRKGECHPFCEAMQHRQSCACNETENSCKVCCRGNDGKCSPFIQTNGSFLYLRKGKPCTVGFCVENGKCMKQVQDVIERLWDFIDKLDINTFGKFLADNIVGSVLVFSLVFWIPLSILVHCVDKRLDQQYEENTKSIYYPPSSQEILNNLESASVRIVKPPQPPSSSGGRTAPSSLPLQHQQPSQAGAPPVASSSIPAPGPSYALTPDSAGGLRMATIQEDPSNDSHQAEDGLSDDFTTAGACSSVTKSSYEDLTEKNKPTRDRRRLKRQEGVDSKETEC from the exons ATGAAGGTATTCGTGTTGATAGCCTTAGTGGCTCCTTGTTTGATTAATGGTGCTGTCAAGTCCAGAGTTACTGCACAGCAGAACTACGAAGAACACCCGGAGTTCG AACCTCTGAACTCCATGCTCTCGGATTATGAGGTTCTGCCATTGTCAGGCATTCAGTTGCACTCGGTAAGAAAAAGGGACGTCCACACCCATTCGCACCTGGAGCGTCTGGTCAGCTTCAGAGCTCTGCACAG AAATTTCAAGCTTTACTTGACCACGAACACAGACCTTTTTTCTGACAACTTCAAGGCTGTGTTTGTTGATGAACACGGGAGGGAAGAAAACTATGACGTTCAGCTTCAAAACTACTTCACTGGACATGTTGTTG ggGAGGAGAATTCACGTGTCCAGGCACACATAGATGGAGATGAGTTTTCTGCTCACATTCTAACCGATCAAGCAGAATATAACGTAGAG CCTCTGTGGAGGTTTATGGACTCTCCGACTGACGGCAGGTTGCTGGTCTATCGATCAGATGACATAAAGAACCTGAGCCGCATCGCATCTCCAAGAGTGTGCGGTTATGTCCAGGCAGAGGACATTCTTCCGCATGCTGCCGTGAGGGAGTGGCATGAAAATG AGTACCATCACAGAGAGAAGAGACAGGCTCTTGATCCCAAGAAGAATACTTGCCCATTGCTGCTGGTTGCAGATTACAGATTCTTCCAAAGCATGGGACGTGGACAAGAGAGCATCACTCTCAATTACCtg ATTGAGTTGATTGATCGAGTTGATGACATTTATAGGAACACGAGTTGGACTGATGAATTAAAAGGCTACGGTGTCCAGATTCGTCAG ATCATCATCAACAAGGAGCCTACGAAGCCAACCCCAGAGCAAGCGCAAAGTGGCTGGGCCCATTATAACATGGAGAACAGCCCtataaaaggaaaggaaatcTGGGATGTGAAGAAACTTTTGGAG CAATTCAGCTCCGACATCGCTGACAATGCCTCCACTGTATGTCTGGCCCACCTGTTCACCTACCAGGATTTTGATGAGGGCACTCTGGGGCTGGCCTATGTGGCCCCCTCCAAACCTAATGCCCTGGGTGGCCTTTGCCCTCGAC CTTACTATCCATCTCAGTCTTCCAAGAAGCCCAGTTATCTCAACACAGGCTTGACCAGCACCAAAAATTATGGCAAAACCATCCTCACTAAG GAGGCAGATTTAGTGACCACCCATGAGCTGGGTCATAACTTTGGTGCAGAGCATGATCCTGACAATATCCCTCATTGTGCTCCCAGCGATGACCAAGGAGGAAAGTTTGTTATGTACCCTATTGCTGTGAGTGGAGACCACGTCAACAACAAG CGTTTCTCTAGCTGCAGCAAAACCTCCATAGAAAAGACGTTGCGTCAAAAGGCTCCTACGTGCTTCAAGGAGAGAAACAGCAAGGTATGTGGGAACtccagagtggaggagggggaggagtgcGACCCTGGGCTACTCCACCTCAATGACGACATGTGCTGCTCTTCTGACTGCAAATTGAAAAAGGGTTCACAGTGCAG TGACAGAAACAGTCCTTGTTGTAAATTCTGCAAGTTTGAGCTTGCAGGAACAAGATGCCAGGAGCCCATCAGTGCCACCTGTAAAGGCACATCTTTCTGCACAG gaaacagcagcaaatgtccAGCTCCTGAAAACGCAGCTGACGATACTGTGTGTGTCGATAACGGCCGCTGTCGCAAAGGGGAGTGCCACCCTTTCTGCGAGGCCATGCAGCACCGTCAGTCTTGTGCCTGCAACG AGACTGAGAACTCCTGTAAAGTTTGCTGCAGAGGTAACGATGGCAAATGCTCTCCTTTCATTCAGACCAATGGCAGTTTCCTTTATCTTCGCAAAGGAAAACCCTGCACTGTGGGCTTTTGTGTCGAGAAC GGAAAATGCATGAAGCAGGTCCAGGATGTCATCGAGAGGTTGTGGGATTTTATCGACAAGCTGGACATAAACACGTTTG GGAAGTTCCTGGCTGATAACATAGTGGGCTCGGTCTTGGTGTTTTCGCTCGTCTTCTGGATTCCTCTAAGTATCTTGGTTCATTGTGTG GACAAACGACTCGACCAACAGTATGAAGAGAACACAAAGTCCATCTACTACCCTCCAAGT agTCAGGAAATCCTGAACAACCTCGAGTCAGCATCCGTGCGCATCGTCaagcctcctcagcctccctcctcctccggcggCCGGACCGCGCCCTCCTCTCTGcccctgcagcatcagcagccgaGCCAGGCCGGGGCCCCTCCCGTGGCCAGCAGCAGTATCCCGGCCCCAGGTCCGAGCTACGCCCTCACCCCGGACAGCGCAGGGGGGCTGCGGATGGCCACCATACAGGAGGACCCCAGCAACGACTCTCACCAGGCAGAGGACGGCCTGTCGGACGATTTCACAACCGCAGGAGCCTGCTCGTCGGTTACGAAATCCTCCTACGAGGATCTGACCGAAAAGAACAAGCCAACCAGGGACCGGCGGCGCCTCAAGAGGCAGGAGGGCGTGGACAGTAAAGAAACAGAGTGCTGA